The sequence AAATGTATCGGCAAGTGCTTATTGACTCTTCCCATAGAAAATTCCAGTACATTTTGTGGAGAAATTCTGAAGAAGAAGAAATTCGCACTTATCAGTTGAATACAGTTACCTATGGAATGTCTGCTGCTCCCTACCTAGCCATTAAAAGTCTTCACTATCTCGCAGACCAGTACATGGACCAATTCGAACTTGGTGCAAAAACTATAAAGTCATCATTTTATGTTGATGATTTTATCGGTGGTGCAGATTCAATAGAAGAATTGACTAAAATTAAGACAGAGGTGAATGAAATTCTAATTCGTGGTTCGTTTCAATTGGACAAATGGCACTCAAATCATAGAAGTTTTCAAGACGACAAAACTATAAAAGATCTAAATATTGATGAATTAGCTGTGACCAATGCTCTTGGTATTACTTGGGATCAACAAAAagatgtatttctattttcgTTTACACCTAAAGTTCAAATTGATGGAAAAATCACCAAAAGAACAATTTTGTCGCTCTCGTCATCACTTTTCGATCCCTTAGGACTCTTAGCTCCTCTTATTATAAAATCCAAAATCATCATGCAAGAATTGTGGATTCTCAAAATTGGCTGGGATGAATCTATCCCTCAAGAACTACATTTGGCTTGGGAATATTTTGTTTCTGATCTCAAAACGTTAAATTCCCTTGAAATCCCTCGTTTTTGTCTCGCTGCTGAATCTCAATCAGTTCAACTTCATGGCTTTTGTGACTCATCAATTCGCGCTTATGGATGCTGTTTCTACTTTCGTGTTAAAACTTATTCAGGAAATGTCTCTGTTCGTCTTTTTACTGCCAAATCTAGAGTTGCCCCGacgaaaagaaaatcattgCCAAAACTTGAACTTTGTGGCGCACAACTTTTGGCTAAATTATACTCTAAAGTCAAAAATCTTTTCGCAATACCAAATCTTGAAGTATTTCTATGGACAGATTCTCAAATAGTTCTTCACTGGTTAAAGCAACATTCTTCTACGTTATCCGTTTTTGTTGGCAACAGAGTATCGGAAATTCAGGATCTAACTACTGGCTGTATTTGGCGACATGTTCCAACGCATTTTAATCCTGCTGATATCGTGTCTCGTGGTTCAACTGTAGAAGAACTCGCTTCATCTATCTGGTTCAATGGACCAGCATTTCTCACTCTCGGTGCTAGTAAATGGCCTCCTAATAAAATAGATCAACTATCCATAGAAAATCAACAAGATATCGACCGAGAAAAACGCAAAACTGTACTCTCCCTGGAAGCAACATCTAATTACATTCTGGATTCGGTTGAAAATTATagctcatatttaaaaattattcgtattGTTGCGTGGATGCTCcgtttttctcaaaaaacaaaaactaatattttccaTTCTGATTCTTTACAGCCCCAAGAATTAGAAAACGCCTTGCTCAGAATAGTTTTTAATCTACAGCAACATCATTTTCAAGATGATATACAACGAGCTCTGAAGAAAAACGATCCTCAAGGTGCACTAAAGTGTCTCAATCCCTTCATCGATTCATCAAATGGATTCAACTTGCTCAAAGTCGGTGGTCGCTTGGAATTCGCAGCAATTTCTGAAGGTCAAAAGCACCCTATAATCTTGCCCAGCAAAAATCATTTCGTCGACTGTTACGTGCGTCATCTACACATCAGCAACTACCACGCAGGACCCAAGGCTTTAATGTCGTTAATCCGCCAGAGATTTTGGATCATCAATTCAAGAAACCTATGTCGTCGTATCGTTAATTCGTGCCCACAATGCATTCGTTATCGCCCAAGGTTGCTTCAACAAATGATGGGCAATTTGCCCGTAGAACGACTTAACCCTTCAAGGCCCTTCGCCAGATGTGCTGTTGATTTTTGTGGTCCAGTAAACACTTACCTAAGAATTAGAGGGAAGGTACCATACAAGACATATATTGCTGTTTTTGTTTGTCTCGCAACTAAAGCAGTCCATCTAGAAGTTGTATCAGACTTATCAACAGATGCCTTTATTGCTGCTCTTAAAAGGATGATTGGACGAAGAGGTCTACCCACAGATATATTCTGTGACAATGCCACCAATTTTGTTGGTGCAAACTCTAAGTTGGCTCAACTAAAATCGTTCCTTTTTGATcctaaaaattccaattttataataaattattgctcaaatcaatttattaattttcgcTTTATTCCCCCTAGGGCACCACATTTTGGCGGATTGTGGGAGGCGGCCGTCAAATCGGCCAAGGGACACCTAACCAGGACCCTCGATAACACAAGGCTCACATATGAGGAACTTGCAACTGCAATGATTGATATAGAAGCAATTCTAAATTCGAGGCCTATTTCGCCCCTATCATCCGATCCCAGTGACTTTGAAGCCCTTACACCAGGCCATTTCCTGATAGGCGCTCCCTTACGCAGTTTGCCAGAACGTGATGTCCCTCCAATTGAAATCAATAAACTTGAGTATTGGGCCCGAATAAGCGccataaaacaacatttttggaaGAAGTGGTCCCACGACTACATAAACGAGCTCCAGACCCGCAATAAATGGACTAGCACCAACTCAAATATTTGTACTGACTCCCTAGTAATCATTAAAGAAGATAATTTACCACCGCAGCGTTGGCTCATgggtaaaatcatcaatattgttCGTGGTAGAGATGATCGAGTTCGAGTTGTCGACATCAAAACAACAAAGGGAATTATACGTCGCCCTATCCACAGACTGGCTTTACTATTTTCTTGAAAGTGTCCTTTCAATGGGGCCGGAATGTTAGGTCACCGTATCATATTTACTAATAatctttattgttattatttatagttattattcatttgattcatttgttttattttccattttttattgtattaaatttgttcatatttttggcTCACTGTTGTCACTGTAATTTGTTAGCAATTTTATTCATACTAACCACTGTAACTTATTTTGGTAATGACccgttagtttttattatatgtttCTCACTTCAATTCTTGTAAcaagtatgttgttgttgttcttaaaaatgcaatatatttagtattttgtttttgcatacattcatatacatataggtACATACTTATTAGTAATAAGTTGAATTGGTACATTGGAAGTGAGAgacaaataataatacatacaacaacaacagtgtaGCCCTTATTTACATGATCAATTGTTAGGCTTaagaactttaattttaaataaagaaaacattgtcATAGTTGAATTCAAGCAAGAATCATCTCCTCTTTTATTTTGTCGGTACCACGGTCGCAATTTCTTTTAGTTTCGGTTTATATCACTGCCCAACAAACCTTTTCAGCAACATATAGACAACAATTCGAAATATACAGAATTGCTCTATATCGTTGCCGGTGAAGAAAAAGCTCTTCATCGTACACTAGTGAAAACccaattttggtacttttttgtggtggcctttaaaaaaatgtcaaattgattttggtactttttttaaaaaatatttttattgaaaaaagaagttcattattaaagtttttgaaaCTGTTGAATTCGAAATTCGACATATTAATGTCAGTTTTGGGTTTCAATTCAGACAAATATATTTCGACTTGGTATAAACTgagaatgttaaaaattttttttaaaaaaaaatcactatcAATACGGGATTTAACATGTAGGAGGAAAAATTCGGAAATAGTTAAATTGTCCAAAAAAGACTTTAATGTAccttaacattaaaaaaaaaatattttttcaacaaataaacaaaatatatttatttttttagcgtAGTATCACACGCCGAGTTTCCGCtagttgtcttataataattaatatcatgatgaaattggacataaacaagtcttatatgaacataaatctttcttccaatattttttgaggatggatccataattgatcctACCCCCACATTTAACACAtacattagaaaaaaattttatgcatGATTCGGAACAACCGAAAAatgcactcttacttgttggaTCTATGTTTATCTAATGACAAAACATAACCCAATAGCGTATCTTCAGTAATTGGTGAATTCTTATGTGTTAATGGCAAATTTGGACTTTTAGGGTCAAATTGGAAAAACTGAAATCCGTGCAATGTCGCGTATAAAAACATTTGAGTTAATTTTGCTTGCACGTATTAATAGAGTAACGATTTCCATATCACAGGATTAAATTGTGGAAAATGAAACCCGGCCAATACAGGGTAAAAAACCTAATGTATTCGTAAAATTATATGTGAATGTTTCATTTAATTCTGCAagcatttgttttataaaatttatgttgttgttattgctggtGCTTTTTGTTGGCATACAAAAATTAGATGTGCcagaaaattcaaatatatacaaaaacatttatacataaatGCACAATAGGGTGACCCATATTTTATTCTCCGACATATAGACAACaaatattaagaatttaatgttttgatgttgcatatttaatttaaagatttGGGTCAGAgcagcaaaatttaaaaaaaattattggtgtATAACTTAACCATCATAGGGTATTCAAATTTACTGCCGTTAACGTTCTTTTGTGGTATAACCTATAACTGCTGACCACCACTGTGTACATATATATTAGTGCTGCCAAATATATATTGTATAGCCAACAAAGATCTGAAAACATAtaacttaattgtgcgtaacaaaaatTCAAGACTTTAGCTGCGATTCAATTATGAGCGAAAGGCCTTAAGTGCAAACAATTTTGTAGACATTATTTTGcgagtttttctaaaaacctaacttagttgtttatatttgaaattaaataaaattcataaaatatcaaaaatattaaccatttacttttagaaaaaattaaattttaatctcaaaatgggtcaaattttacCCGAAAAAAAAATGGGGGATTCACAAGAGATAGCGTGTCACTTGAAAGGCTTTCGTTGAtgctcgatttttggcctatttttggtcaatatctggattactaagtcattaatatagacaatatggatatctaatgatatatatttgaaaatccattgcaacgatgtatataaagctatagtaagttggacctacaatgggtcaaaaatgggaaaaatttttttaacacgaattttttttccatcaacaatttttttttgtcataaattatttttccaaaaaatttttttttaaaattaaaaaaaaatttggaaaacacttttttaaccttaatgtcaacggcaacatacctgggtatgttttgcatttttaaaatgctgtAGCTCTGAATTGGATAATCGGATCGACTTGAAACTTCTTGATGTCCTAGCCAAAACTGTTTTCCGCAATTGTACCAAGTTTGGTTAGGATAGGATCACCCATTTGGAAGATAAAGCCCATTTACAATGTTGCACCCTTacgtcaacagcatacatacctgggtatccatagtaaaacgcatggaaataaaatgataaaattgaaaattattgtattttttcaacgattttacccaccctactccacatttttgataacCGCGGGaccaaatatatcccgattttctccatttttcttttattggactaaaaacaaatgtatatgacaaacaaaaaaagagttatttaaaaattttgactgactccaaagttatatgtatttgaatttaaaaaaatttaaaaaggcgaattttcgctagtttttgggaaaaaagtatcTGGTGTattatgaatttatattttttgcaaagccaactttacactaaataattcaaatgaaaataaatttaaaaattcttgatacgGAGGgaatcaggtccattcaaataacgcctattttttatgtaaaattaaaatttagggcaaaaattctcaaagcgcatagtcgatatcaaaataaagtaacctcTTTTAGATGGTcgaatatgttcttaattattttgtaaaggtttccgataaccccgctcctggtgtggatattatagcaaaaaaagtaaaaaatcacatttttgtgatttttcaaaacatttttgggaATTATGGAATTCctcattataaattttaaaatttgtttttatttttatatatctaatagaaaattctatataactgtaaaatttcattaaaatctattaataaataaaaaaatattttaatttgaaaaatttttatctttgcaaaaactcaataaaaagcattttttgtcatatctatacaaccacttttttcaaaaaacaatgattaaatgttagatattagcatttttatgctaacggcagccattcaccagtgttgccagtttagcctttttgaggctaaatttagcctttttatttactctttagcctcgaaattttggttttagcttcgtggcttttttctagccttttcttaatttcaaaatagccttttttgaaattaaaagaggctaaaaatttcgagactaaagagtaaataaaaaggctaaatttatatttgtgaaccattttcattttaattcattactgattttcatttagcttttcaacatactcaagaattgtgcagtattaaaagaacaaataacaattgccaatatcaagtggttcaaaatgaaatagagtattttatatctgaaagcttaaatgtctagcaaattctctttcaagacaaaattgttattacacattatattcatcattatataatggacaagagcctcacaaactcttgaaggcttgtgatactcgatggcgatcaatagccgttaaacgtcttgtggatctatgcttcgagttaaaacccattttgttttaatttcgtcaaaccagcaattctaaaaagccaaacttttaattaattaatacactgattataatttggcgtaccatctttttttaaaaccagtattgcacaaagtacaaaaagtaaataaatcatttgctgttttctgatttaaaattcaaggaatttgatccattatcgtcaccaattgaaaattgtttaatgtttttgacacatttttcatactagtttgatgaatgagagataaaataaagaacgttttaattagtgaagattatgacaaaaataatacgacaaattaaactaattgagcaattgcgacaaagattaccatatgaaaactctacgcaaaatcaatttttttcccgttgataataaagtagtaaaaccaaaacaaaaatattatgtcatattgatagtgaaaaattaaagtgctaataaaattacgaagcttaaggctcaggggcagaatatattaaactacaaatggacaaatatagaaccaacaatgtccattttctgacatggttaatctagtatttaactttttagtaattcctttaagtaaagcagatgaattttatgaacatattttctaattttttatttaaaaataaatataaaccaaaattcttaatttataatattttagctttttttggctttttttctaaagcggtttagctttttctggcctttttttgaagccaatatagcttattttttcgccagctcctggcaacactgccattcaccatacaaaacatatgaacatacccaggtatgttgctgttgacatgcgtaaagcagttctgctgttaacataaaggttaaaaaaaattaaaaaacaatttcgaaaagaacaaattttaaaaaaatttaattgcattGTCGCGACAATGCAAAAGTGAACAAATGTGCAgtttctttgaaaaaaaatcctgaataaatttcttgtttctaatcctgaaaatatatttaactcAAATGAtgaatttcacaaaattatacctcgacaaatcttattttttggaactaataaaataattggAGAAACGCtggacaaagtgtatagagctcTAAGGAGACTATGTAGAAAACTGAAatgttttttatccaaaaacctttgtttcattcaaaatttcaaGGACTTTGACACGCCTTCATATGggcaacctctaaacgttactCGATATTTCTCAAACTTGCAGAATTTAATTTCTAGATAAGGCCGAAAAACTTTAGACCTTGGAATTGAAAATCTCAAATGTGTAAAATAAGAGCTACCTTAATGTGCATGTATTCTTATTTTTCTATGTACACAAAAAGCTTCAACAGCAGTCATGCATTCTTTATCAACCACTCCCACTCTTTTGTAACGCTGCATAAAAATCACACACTACCattaacatatacatacatatgtatataaaacatatacataaaaacaaacacatgtACACATACACCCTCATATTCAcaaattatttagtttaaatagAGTAAAAGAATTTTCTCCATAAAGTGGTTAACCTATGATTTGCTGGTTTATTATGCAGCATACTTTAGGTTAATAGACTTGCTtgttttacaacaacaacaaaaaaagaaaccattttattttagcattttagTTGTGTGTTTTTGCTTTGTTTCTGGGGTAAataaattttgccaaaatattggcaatattttataaaattagtgaagagataaattaaaattgtaatagaaaatatttgcaccaaaaaaaagctaaatttgGCAAGTgagattttgagaaattttttgcATAATTGTTGGCATTTAAAAGTGAATTAGTTGggtgtgtttgttttttgtgtgGTTGACTTTTGAAGGGACTTTATCAAAAAGGAAATTAGTCACAGTGAAcactatataaattttagtgGTTTAAATTAATGGGAATATAAACTTTAATAGAAATATATTGcaacacaaatataaattttagctgaaagtcatgaaaatattttatatattctataCATCTCACTTTCAAAAAAACTTACGCTGCACAGTgatatgagaataaaaaaagagggaaataaatctgtaacttctaaacccttacgccgatttgaacgaaatttcacatgcgtaaAGAGGAAGtgcagtcgagtttaagttttgaatttgaagctcatgaccccaccagcagcgggaccaggggttcccaaattaggacacctcgggtatgttaaatttttaaaatgatcatatttcttcgtttgtgttccgatttaaaaaaaattacacatacagaatcccctcgtcgagcactacataaaacctcattttataggattaacaatagatgtatatatcaaataaagaaagaagtgtttaaaaatcatgactgagtccaaagttacatgcatttgaatataaaaaaaattaaaaaaggcgatttttcgcaattctttttaagttatctaaaaattttctaagaggatgtataatgactttatactttttaaaaagctaactttacgccaaatactttaaatgaaaaaaatatttataatttttgataccgacgggatcaggtccattcaaaaaatgtctattttttatgtaaaattcaacttgagggcaaaaattctcaaatcgcatactcgatatcaaaatatagtaacctattttagatggcccaataagttcttaattatttagtaaagggttccgataaccccgcccctattatggatattatagcccaaaaacgcaaaaatcccatttttgggatttttcaagattttttttgggaattgcgcgatacttgattacaaatttcaaaatttgttttcatttttccattttaaatagaagagTCTACAGGaccgtgaaatttcattaaaaactattcataaataaaaattttatttcaatttgaaaaatttgtgtatatacaaaattcaataaaaagcattttttgtcatatttttcaaaaaagtattccatgaattttttaattatcaaaagttatatacatttatttCCCTCTTATTTTATTCTCATATCACTGTGCGCTGTTTACCCTCTTATGTTGTTTACCACACATACAGTATgtctatgtattttttattattgcaacatataataacatatttatctttatatttttaaagtatttttgtcattttacaCAAACATGTTGATTATCAGTCGCTTACTTAAGCA comes from Calliphora vicina chromosome 2, idCalVici1.1, whole genome shotgun sequence and encodes:
- the LOC135950440 gene encoding uncharacterized protein LOC135950440 yields the protein MTLEEVKQQRANTKKSITRIKNQVEANGRGEGKTLSSAELKCRLGILESYFKQILTYQTQIEKYDPDDNGRPEIEDLYIAAKMNIQAQLGEDVHNTTMSDSTICFPVNNNKLPQLKLPTFSGKYSEYKNFITSFNQVIDREFGLSNIEKFNHLLNCLQGQALETVKAFQITNENYPKALERLKTRYDNSSLIFMENITTLFELPAMSKYNCAQLRSLVDNVSALYSSLLSLGSDSDIANSMLIYIVLEKVDDETKRKWKDSLDFTELPSWDDCSKVLERHCQFLESVDTSHTNVAHRKPDNHQSGKSKYKSSKTGYSFSVSKRVCVLCTKTDHTITRCPRFKDMDVGQRFENVKRLGLCLNCLSKGHQVNSCSSTFKCKSCSRLHHSLLHRSQSASRPSSPTAEPSTSRAALNDSHASVHTHMEKSSPEQVLLATAMVLVRDATGHYQFGRALLDSCSQLNFITDEFSQKLHLPRRKQTTEVASIGNTHSKTKYRSSTNVKSRVTDFEVSLSFCVTPHISYQPDAELDVSTWNLPPNTQLADENFFKSKRIDLLIGTETFFDILSVGQIKLGPNLPKLHKTLFGWIVAGRYLSNQSNDTGSSCMLSIEEEVDLKLQRLWEIEEIPSGSNTLTPEQADCESFFNNTVHRESSGRIVVKLPFKESADTLGLSRNMALKRFASQERRFARDSNLKSQYVSFMKEYEDCGHMSLVRSPRLDEPHYFIPHHCVFKPNSTSTKLRVVFDASCPSSSQRSLNDILMVGPTIQDELYKILLRFRLHRFVITADIVKMYRQVLIDSSHRKFQYILWRNSEEEEIRTYQLNTVTYGMSAAPYLAIKSLHYLADQYMDQFELGAKTIKSSFYVDDFIGGADSIEELTKIKTEVNEILIRGSFQLDKWHSNHRSFQDDKTIKDLNIDELAVTNALGITWDQQKDVFLFSFTPKVQIDGKITKRTILSLSSSLFDPLGLLAPLIIKSKIIMQELWILKIGWDESIPQELHLAWEYFVSDLKTLNSLEIPRFCLAAESQSVQLHGFCDSSIRAYGCCFYFRVKTYSGNVSVRLFTAKSRVAPTKRKSLPKLELCGAQLLAKLYSKVKNLFAIPNLEVFLWTDSQIVLHWLKQHSSTLSVFVGNRVSEIQDLTTGCIWRHVPTHFNPADIVSRGSTVEELASSIWFNGPAFLTLGASKWPPNKIDQLSIENQQDIDREKRKTVLSLEATSNYILDSVENYSSYLKIIRIVAWMLRFSQKTKTNIFHSDSLQPQELENALLRIVFNLQQHHFQDDIQRALKKNDPQGALKCLNPFIDSSNGFNLLKVGGRLEFAAISEGQKHPIILPSKNHFVDCYVRHLHISNYHAGPKALMSLIRQRFWIINSRNLCRRIVNSCPQCIRYRPRLLQQMMGNLPVERLNPSRPFARCAVDFCGPVNTYLRIRGKVPYKTYIAVFVCLATKAVHLEVVSDLSTDAFIAALKRMIGRRGLPTDIFCDNATNFVGANSKLAQLKSFLFDPKNSNFIINYCSNQFINFRFIPPRAPHFGGLWEAAVKSAKGHLTRTLDNTRLTYEELATAMIDIEAILNSRPISPLSSDPSDFEALTPGHFLIGAPLRSLPERDVPPIEINKLEYWARISAIKQHFWKKWSHDYINELQTRNKWTSTNSNICTDSLVIIKEDNLPPQRWLMGKIINIVRGRDDRVRVVDIKTTKGIIRRPIHRLALLFS